A region from the Vicia villosa cultivar HV-30 ecotype Madison, WI linkage group LG3, Vvil1.0, whole genome shotgun sequence genome encodes:
- the LOC131656758 gene encoding callose synthase 7-like, whose amino-acid sequence MGSTSEENIMDGEIVPSSLAVVVPILRAANSIELENPRVAYLCRWYAVEKAHTIDPTSSGHGVRQFKTNLLCKLEREEEITQKHTNRTDPRELLNYYQTFYETRIRDGEFTKEPEGMVTNVQIATVLYEVLKTMLAHRTIDEKTKGYAADVENKKVQYEHSICSSSCSDDKLRGPGSYQRDDVVPDESPLVACISEPSEKKIDNALKELSKSQG is encoded by the exons ATGGGTAGCACCAGTGAAGAGAATATTATGGATGGTGAGATTGTTCCTTCTTCACTAGCTGTTGTTGTGCCTATTCTTAGAGCTGCCAATAGTATTGAATTGGAGAATCCTAGAGTTGCCTATCTTT GTCGCTGGTATGCAGTTGAGAAGGCTCATACAATTGATCCAACATCAAGTGGCCATGGCGTCCGACAATTCAAGACTAATCTGCTGTGCAAGCTCGAAAGG GAAGAGGAGATAACACAGAAACATACTAACAGAACTGATCCCCGAGAGCTACTGAATTACTACCAAACTTTCTACGAGACTAGAATCAGGGATGGTGAATTTACTAAAGAACC GGAGGGGATGGTTACGAATGTTCAGATTGCCACTGTCTTGTATGAAGTACTGAAGACTATGCTAGCTCATCGAACTATCGATGAGAAG ACAAAAGGATATGCTGCGGATGTTGAGAATAAGAAGGTACAGTATGAGCATTCTATATGCAGCTCCTCTTGTTCAGATGATAAACTTAGAGGTCCAGGAAGCTACCAAAGAGATGATGTGGTGCCAGATGAGAGTCctcttgtggcatgcattagtgaACCATCTGAGAAAAAGATTGATAATGCTCTGAAGGAATTATCTAAATCTCAAGGGTGA
- the LOC131659106 gene encoding uncharacterized protein LOC131659106: MSCAKSFTFPSFSFHSSHSSLWWRDIMNIGRGYLRDPIVEGCSFVVRNRYHTLFWEANRWGGGILKDVFSDVYEASCLKGVSVALMGGWVEGNWKWGDFGISREKEAERGLSASMRWLKKLVADFIGVWEGRDVVSWKFNWEGVFSVASCYTFLGLAVIPFGPPNEFEDAFGLVWKAEVPFKIKAFGRRLLLDRIPTKDLLVYRGISFPLDKLNCSLFGYEVENRNNSFLGCRVVKAIWLDIALWVGKEGDMEDRCLSNFMDWHRFFKDKKVKKK, encoded by the coding sequence ATGTCTTGTGCTAAATCGTTTACCTTTccatctttttcatttcattcTTCTCATTCTTCTCTTTGGTGGAGGGATATTATGAATATTGGGAGGGGTTATTTAAGGGACCCAATTGTTGAAGGATGTAGCTTTGTTGTGCGTAATAGGTATCACACTCTTTTTTGGGAAGCTAATAGGTGGGGAGGAGGTATTTTGAAGGATGTTTTTTCGGATGTTTATGAAGCTTCTTGTTTGAAAGGTGTATCGGTGGCATTAATGGGTGGGTGGGTGGAGGGAAATTGGAAGTGGGGGGATTTTGGGATCTCGAGGGAGAAGGAGGCGGAAAGAGGACTTTCGGCGAGTATGAGGTGGTTGAAGAAGTTGGTGGCCGATTTCATTGGTGTGTGGGAAGGGAGAGATGTTGTTTCATGGAAGTTCAATTGGGAAGGGGTCTTTTCGGTGGCATCTTGTTACACTTTTTTGGGTTTAGCTGTCATTCCTTTTGGGCCACCAAATGAgtttgaggatgcttttggtctTGTGTGGAAGGCGGAGGTGCCTTTTAAAATTAAGGCTTTCGGGCGGAGACTTCTTCTTGATAGGATCCCGACAAAGGATCTtttggtgtatagaggtatttCTTTTCCTTTAGATAAATTGAATTGTTCGTTATTTGGATATGAAGTAGAGAATAGAAACAATTCTTTTTTGGGTTGCCGGGTGGTGAAGGCAATTTGGTTAGACATAGCTCTTTGGGTGGGTAAAGAGGGCGATATGGAGGACAGGTGCTTGtcaaattttatggattggcaTCGGTTCTTCAAGGATAAAAAGGTTAAAAAAAAGTAA